The Candidatus Zixiibacteriota bacterium genomic sequence GACCTGGATCGCGACCTCGAGGTAGTAGGCGTTGGCCGCGCCGAGGAGCGGCATCAACACGACGAGCACCAGGGCGCCGCAGCCGAGCTTCACCGCGTGCGGCGCGCGGGCGTAGAAGATCGCGAGCAGGGAGGACTCGAAGAACAGGAAGGCGAGCGTTGACTGGGGCAGGCTGTGGGCGAGCCAGGCTCCCGCGCCGATGTAGGCCAGCAGGCCGGCGGCGACCCCGGCGCGCCTCACGCTCCTTCCTCCCTCACCCTTTCTCCGAGCAGCCCCTTGGGGCGGAAGATGAGGATGAAGATGAGCGCGGCGAAGGCGAAGACGTCCTTGTATTCCGCCCCGAACGCCCCGCCGGTCAGGATCGAAAGGTACGAGGCCGCGAACGATTCCAGGATGCCGAGCACCATGCCGCCGACCATCGCGCCGGGGATATTGCCGATGCCCCCGAGCACCGCGGCGGTGAACGCCTTCAACCCCGGGATGAAACCGCTGTACGGGTTGATGAGGCTGTAATGCAGGCCGAAGAGCACGCCCGCGAGCCCGCCCATCGCGCCGCCGACGAAAAAGGTGAGCGCCACGACCCGGTTCACCGGGATGCCCATCAGAGAGGCGGTCTCCGGGTCCTGCGCGACCGCGCGGATCGCCGTGCCCAGCCTTGTATGGTTGACGAAGAGGTAGAGTGCGGCCAGCGTGGCGATCGCAGTGGCGATCACCAGGATCGACTTCACCGGGACCGCGATGTTTCCGCCGAGCGCCACGGCGCGGTCGAGAACGTCGATGGTGGGA encodes the following:
- a CDS encoding branched-chain amino acid ABC transporter permease translates to MLVDGIVLGFMYALIALGYTMVYGVLEFINFAHSEIFVLGAFVGVEILLLLESAGALAAYHPAPILLLAMAGGMLAGGLGAAALERVAYRPLRAAPRLVALISAIGASFFLQDALRLFESLWRNTFYLNYPTIDVLDRAVALGGNIAVPVKSILVIATAIATLAALYLFVNHTRLGTAIRAVAQDPETASLMGIPVNRVVALTFFVGGAMGGLAGVLFGLHYSLINPYSGFIPGLKAFTAAVLGGIGNIPGAMVGGMVLGILESFAASYLSILTGGAFGAEYKDVFAFAALIFILIFRPKGLLGERVREEGA